From one Mya arenaria isolate MELC-2E11 chromosome 4, ASM2691426v1 genomic stretch:
- the LOC128232886 gene encoding uncharacterized protein LOC128232886 yields the protein MFRSAVRFKCNKLLLTLMWIQLFWNKMEAGICDICAYDHCDSAGFCTYGCRDTGLTYKDGYCIGACASNCSYCHQDLCLTCDGGFYGYSCHVKCNTTCPSTGKCNRHFGICLSECVGNECGVEIPRGDSQHMSTYLVIASSVISGFLVLTIIGVIVWYARQTCREPRWLVHSDEIKGLNDDVIMDNETCITDGSKPRQQTSYRMHGQNNSKQMRLVTTNHEQQNFRSEFEIEHENE from the exons ATGTTTCGGAGTGCAGTGAGgtttaaatgtaacaaattatTGTTGACGTTAATGTGGATTCagttattttggaataaaatggAAGCAGGGATATGTGATATTTGTGCCTATGACCACTGTGACTCCGCGGGGTTCTGTACGTATGGTTGCCGGGATACGGGGCTGACCTACAAGGACGGATATTGCATAGGCGCATGCGCGTCCAACTGTTCCTATTGTCACCAGGATCTGTGCCTGACGTGCGATGGAGGCTTCTATGGGTACTCGTGTCACGTGAAATGTAACACTACCTGTCCCTCAACTGGGAAATGTAACAGGCACTTTGGAATCTGCCTCTCAG AATGTGTGGGTAACGAATGCGGCGTTGAGATACCACGTGGTGACAGTCAGCACATGTCCACGTACCTGGTTATTGCTAGTAGTGTGATCTCCGGCTTCTTGGTGCTCACTATTATAGGAGTAATAGTCTGGTATGCTAGACAGACATGCCGGGAACCACGATGGCTTGTACATAGTGATGAAATTAAAGGTTTGAATGATGACGTCATCATGGACAATGAAACGTGCATAACTGACGGAAGTAAACCAAGACAACAAACTAGCTATCGCATGCATGGACAAAATAATAGCAAACAAATGCGTTTAGTAACTACTAATCATGAACAACAGAACTTTCGCTCGGAGTTTGAAATAGAGCATGAAAAtgagtaa